A section of the Sebastes fasciatus isolate fSebFas1 chromosome 21, fSebFas1.pri, whole genome shotgun sequence genome encodes:
- the LOC141759862 gene encoding uncharacterized protein LOC141759862, producing the protein MMLHCLLKMALDVGLLVLQFMMQLMLTSRPVFQSCICLERYLAVVHPTVFLRFRPLRYRLACCAVDWLLVLLYCTIPIFTLSDRQSVYLLIFQSFFFLALMLSCGVHVLCVLRRPAPGEGDRESRGDAKRRAFKVVLITLVFTSSTQLLRAAVLGPMLLYGSAPVVLKGLLVSLAVDIGGGFVTPLMYLHRAGKLPCFKF; encoded by the exons ATGATGCTCCACTGCCTGCTGAAGATGGCGCTGGACGTCGGGCTGCTGGTGCTGCAGTTCATGATGCAGCTCATGTTGACCTCTCGACCCGTCTTCCAGAGTTGCATCTGCCTGGAGCGCTACCTGGCGGTGGTGCATCCCACCGTCTTCCTCAG GTTCCGACCTCTCCGTTACCGTTTGGCGTGCTGCGCGGTGGACtggctgctggtgctgctgtaCTGCACGATACCCATCTTCACGCTGTCGGACCGACAGTCGGTGTACCTGCTCATATTCCAGTCCTTCTTCTTCCTGGCGCTCATGTTGTCCTGCGGCGTCCACGTGCTCTGCGTGCTGAGGCGCCCGGCGCCCGGCGAAGGGGACAGAGAGAGCCGAGGCGACGCGAAGAGGAGGGCCTTTAAGGTCGTCCTGATCACCCTGGTGTTCACCAGCAGCACCCAGCTCCTCCGGGCTGCCGTGCTGGGTCCGATGCTGTTGTACGGGTCGGCGCCGGTGGTTCTGAAGGGGTTGCTGGTCAGCCTGGCCGTCGACATCGGCGGCGGGTTCGTCACTCCTCTGATGTACCTCCACAGAGCCGGAAAACTGCCCTGCTTCAAGTTCTGA